In one Microbacterium invictum genomic region, the following are encoded:
- a CDS encoding HNH endonuclease signature motif containing protein encodes MDADEKRRRAEDKRAGVFADELARLRRRRAVLEAKKTRLLADAYALTLEQRSRIGSVSSRERDIPLRSMALELGMAVRVNDRSMQTQMHDAYELVELFPATMEALSEGRVTRAHAQVIQDAGRVIEDPVDRAAFERIVLVEAERQSVPRTKKYAIQRAAVLDPRPLQERHDKAVKERRVWVTDLDDAMSTLTILGSNVYIHGVYHRLTGQGTTIKDVDRAKRREHAAKQAEAEASGVDTNESTDGDELWFDDRSLDEIRCDLALDMLLTGSPTIDPTDGAKGGLGAITAEVQITIPITTLTGVTNSGAELNGVTPVDPETARRMAGTARVWDRVMTDPITGVVTAVDRYVPHPSQTRFLNARDVTCRTPGCRRPAKLCDKDHSRDFALGGPTSNDNLCNECARHHTLKHATNWHVEQLPGGVLTFTSPGGKTYESHPPSRVAFVPTDDGELAVAPF; translated from the coding sequence CGAGAAGCGGCGGCGGGCGGAGGACAAGCGTGCCGGGGTGTTCGCGGATGAGCTGGCTCGGTTGCGTCGGCGTCGGGCGGTGTTGGAGGCGAAGAAGACGCGGCTGCTCGCGGACGCGTATGCGTTGACGTTGGAGCAGCGGTCACGAATCGGGTCGGTGTCCTCGCGGGAGCGGGACATCCCGCTGCGTTCAATGGCGCTCGAGCTGGGGATGGCGGTCAGGGTGAACGACCGGTCGATGCAGACCCAGATGCACGACGCGTACGAGCTGGTGGAGTTGTTCCCGGCGACGATGGAAGCTCTTTCGGAGGGGCGGGTGACCAGGGCGCATGCGCAGGTGATCCAGGACGCCGGCCGGGTCATCGAGGACCCGGTCGATCGGGCGGCGTTCGAGCGGATCGTGCTCGTGGAGGCGGAGCGGCAGAGCGTGCCGCGGACGAAGAAGTACGCCATCCAGCGCGCGGCGGTGTTGGACCCCCGTCCGTTGCAGGAACGACACGACAAGGCGGTGAAGGAGAGGCGTGTGTGGGTCACCGATCTCGACGACGCAATGTCGACCCTCACCATCCTGGGCAGCAACGTGTACATCCACGGGGTGTACCACCGGCTCACCGGGCAGGGCACCACCATCAAGGACGTCGATCGCGCCAAGCGACGCGAGCACGCCGCCAAGCAGGCCGAAGCCGAAGCGAGCGGCGTCGACACCAACGAGTCCACCGACGGTGATGAGCTGTGGTTCGATGACCGGTCGCTGGACGAGATCCGCTGCGACCTCGCCCTGGACATGCTCCTCACCGGGTCCCCCACGATCGACCCCACCGATGGGGCGAAGGGCGGACTCGGCGCCATCACCGCCGAAGTGCAGATCACCATCCCGATCACCACCCTCACCGGGGTGACGAACTCCGGGGCGGAGTTGAACGGGGTCACCCCGGTCGACCCGGAGACCGCCAGGCGGATGGCGGGGACGGCGAGGGTCTGGGATCGGGTGATGACCGACCCCATCACGGGCGTGGTCACCGCGGTCGACCGTTACGTGCCCCATCCGTCGCAGACGAGGTTCCTCAACGCCCGGGATGTCACCTGCCGAACACCCGGATGCCGCAGACCCGCCAAACTCTGCGACAAAGACCACTCCCGGGACTTCGCACTGGGCGGACCGACCTCCAACGACAACCTCTGCAACGAATGCGCCCGACACCACACGCTGAAACACGCGACGAACTGGCATGTCGAGCAACTCCCCGGCGGGGTCCTGACGTTCACTAGTCCCGGCGGGAAGACATACGAGAGTCATCCACCCTCACGCGTCGCATTCGTCCCCACCGACGACGGCGAACTCGCCGTCGCCCCCTTCTGA